GGTGATCGGGCTCCTCCGCTAACAGGTGATCGGTCGAACAGCAGATCCGGCACCTCGGTCACCCGATCCGGGGTCCGGATCTACCGTTCGTCACGCCATCTGCGTATTCGAGTCACTTCAAACTGTGATGTACGTCAGTCCTCCCTGTAAGCCAACAACCACGCGGGCTCAACCATCCTCGGCGCCAGTAGAGAAGTCAGCTACATTGACCAATTCCATGTCCCCGTCCAATCGAGAACATCGATGATTGCTGAGTCACTCGTCCCATCGGCGAAGAATACGTCACATTCAATAATCGATCCCACTGGGGCGATTGCGGGATCTGGACACGAAACGCGTGAATTGGGAAGCAAATAGTACTCTGCCAGATCCGACTCTATCTCATCTTCAAGAAAATCGGCCTCGTACTCAACACCACCCGCAATGGCGACGAGCGGCATCATTGCGATGGCCAGGAGGAACGACGCGACCCAGAGCGACGGTATCCACCATGTCTGCTTTGACCGCAGCGTCCGAGACACAAGGTAGGCGGGCACGAGAAAAATTGCAGCAAACCACGTGGATACCCTCGGCGCAAGGCCCGCCTTCCGTAGGTTCATGACATCCCAGGCACAGAGCAGACTATTTCCCGCGAAAAATATCAGCATCGCACCCGCACTTACACTCGAAAAACTCATTTGAAGCAATGCGATGGAGACGAGCTGCCACAATATCGGCGTAGCCACAAGCGCCCACGCCGCGATATTCTCAATCTTCGTAGGCGCCCACACGAACGGTGTCCATGGCGTCGCCGGGGAGGGCTGGCCGTACGGAGGCGCCTGCCCGGGATGCCAGGGCGGGGTTGGTGATTTCTGCGGTGCGCCCGCCACGCTACCTGGCACGCCGTACTCGTCCGCGACGTAGAATTGCCACCCAGGTGGAGCCGGCGGCCAATAGGGATCGGGCTGCCATCCAGGCGGGGGCATCCATCCTGTGGGCACTGGGGGCCACCCGGGGGCAGGATTGAATCGCATTCGGGCTCTTTTCTGTCGGTGGACGATGACGAGACTGTTGACTCAGACCCATTGAACCAGTTCCTGATCTACCCGGCGGCACTCCATCTCGAGAGCCGGCACAAGTTGCGCGAAGTCGCGAGCTACATGGGCATGCCAGCCCAACGTTATCGGCACACCGCCACGCAGAATTTACGCACTGGAGGCAACTTCTATCGATGCTGCCCTCCAGGCACCGGCAGCGGCCAATTGGCCGCTGGGGCACATCGGGGATAGATGCCCCGGCGGGGCTCCGCGCGCACCTGGCGGGCACGGGTGTGCGCGACGTGACCGACACCGGCTTGCGACCCCTGACCGACGAGCTATTTCTTCTCCTACCACCGCACCGCAGGAGAGCCGACCATCCCCTTCGCCGGGGAGCTCCGGCGGCCGCACCAGTTCCCTCTCAAGATCAAGGTTATCGTCGCCTTTCGATGCGTTCACTACGACAGCCTCATTCTCGACCGAGCCGGAACAGCTGGACGCGTCCGGTCGCAGGTCGAGGTGAAGCCGGAGTGCGACATCCAACCTCTAAGAACACGGCCGGCAGGAGTCCCGGCCGGGGTCCGATCGGCTCGACGCGGACCGCACCAATCCGCTTCTCCTACGCCACGGAGTCGCGATCGATCCCGGTCTCGACCGCGGGCCGGGCTGCCTGGAACGGGAACATGCGAGACACGTAGCTCGTGAGCGGGACGACCATTGTCGCGCCACGTCCGACTCGGGTCACCGTCACGTTCGTGCGGTCGTTGCTCACGACGCAGCCAACCTTCGCCTAGTCGCATCTCACGGCGGAGCATCAGCGAGTCCGTCCTCGGACGTGGCCGCCCAAGCGGTCGCCTCACCGCTCGACGACCACTCCTCCCATGCCGCGGCGTAGTCGCCTTCGAGGTCCGGATGACGGAGGAGCCCGATGGCCCGGCGGACCGCCGCAGACCGCGACGGCAGGCCCGCGCGGCGAACGACGTCGTCCAGGACTGCCAGGTCCTCGTCCGAGAGGCGGATAGTGATCTTCATACCCGATCCTACCGAGGCGCCCCCGCTCGCAGGGGTCAGGGGGTCGGTGCGCGCTACGCCCCCACGATCACGGCGATGCCGGAGACGATCGCGAAGCCGAGCACGACGTGGCGCAGGAGTGGTCCGTCGAGGCGGTGATGCACGAGCGAGCTGGCAAAGGAGCCGGCGAGCAGGAACGGCAGCAGCGCGGCCGTGAGCCGCAGTGTGCCGAGGTTGATCTCGCCGCCGATGCCGAGCACGACGAGGGAGAGGATCTCGCCGACGAGGAAGCAGACCGCCACCGTGGAACGCAGCGTGGGGCCGGGCCGGTGCTGATACGCGAGCACCAGCGGCGGGCCGCCGACCCCGGTCGAGGTCTCGGTGATGCCGGTGACGAGGCCGACGACCGCGAACGCGGTGCGGTTCGGGTCGAAGGCGGGGGCCGCCAGCGCGATCACGGCGGCGATCACGGTGGACCAGCCGATGAGCAGCGCGAGCTGGTGCAGGTCGACGACCATGAGGATCCACAGGCCGACGAACGTGCCCGCGAACCGGCCCACGCCGACCCACGTGACCCCGCGCCAGTCGAGCGCGGACCGCTCGCGCCAGGCGATATGGGCGTTGAGCGGGATCATGAGCACGAGCAGCATGACCGGGATGAGCGAGGGATCGAGCAGGCTCACCACCGGCGCCGCGATCATGGCGAAGCCCATCCCCGTCGAGCCCTGCACGAACGCGGAGACGAGCACGGTCGCCGCGAGGATGATGAACGCGGCCGCGCTCATACTCCGGCCCCGCCCCGGCGCGCGCGGCGCCCCCATTCGCGGATATCGGCGAGCCTCGCCATCGGCCTCCTTCGCCGCCGGGGCTCGCATCCGAGCAGCGCGCATCGATTCTGGGCGCCGGCGACGCTATCGAAGTCTCGAACCTCGGTCAATCGGCGCGGGGACTACTCGTGCCGCAGATCCTCCGGACGGATCCGGGACCGTGTCAGCGGCAGGGTCGCCAGGGAGGCCGTCAGCGCGCCGATCGTGATGACGACACAGACCGTGATGAGCGCCGAGCCGTCCACGGGCAGGCCCGCTCGCTGCGAGGTGTCGAGCCGCAGGAGGGCGGTGAGCGCGGCCCAGCCCAGGCCGAGCGCCATGGCGATGGCGGTGGCCAGCGGCACGGCGGTGGCCAGCGCCTGCGAACCGCGCAGGATGCGGGCCGGAATCCCGACGGCGACCAGTCGGGCGCGTCCCCTCCTCCTGGCTCGTGCCCGGTCGATCGAGGCCACGACGAACACCAGCAGCGCCACCGCGATGCTCGCGCCCACGACCGTCCAGACCGTGACGCGCATCGTGACGACCTGCTCGTAGTCCGGCATGGCCGGTGCGAAGACCTGCATCCCGTATTCCTCGGCCAGGCGCTCGACGTCCCCACGGACCTCGCCTCCCGCCGACGCGATGACGTTGACACTCGGCGGTTCCGGGGCGCCGTTCTCCCGGGCGATCGAGGACGGCACGAACAGGTCGATACGTTCGGGGTGCCACCACCGATCCATTGTCGCCCGCACGTCCTGGGTGAGGACCGAACCGACCCGTGCCGAGAAGGACTCACCGGTGTCGCCGATCGACAGTCCCACCCGGGTGGGAGCGTGAGCGGCGTCCACCTCCCACAGGTGTGCGAACAGGTCGCCCGGCGCATCCGCGTGGGTGATCCATGCCGCCCGCCCGTCCGCACACCCGGCCACGGCCGCGACCAGGGCGAGCTGCGAGCAGGTGCCGACGAAGACTCTCGGGCACACGCCGCCGCCGGCGGCACAGGACGCCGGCGAGACCGTGGGCCTCGGGATCACGCCCTCCACGGCGGGAAGCGCGGCCAGCCGCTCGCTCAGGTCGGCCGGCACCGGTTGCTCCCCCGGTGAACTGACCCAGATCTCCTGCGGCCCCTCCTCCACCTGGTGGACGTAGGAGGCTCGCACACCACTGGACTCGTACAGGCCGAGATAGCCGATCGCCACGAACGCGATGAAGGTCGTGACACCCAGGGCCGTGACCCGCCGGGAGATCGCCACGCCGTGGGTCTCCATGGACCGACCGGCGAGCATCACCCAGGTCGCGTGGCCGCGGGCGAGCATCCGGGCGACCTGGGAGGTGAGGAGCGGCACGGACAGCACCACCGTGGCGGCCGCCGCGACCGCGGCTCCGAACAGCGCGTACGCCGTGCGGACGCTCACGTGGTCCGGTGGCGTGACATACACGGCCAGGAGGAGTCCGAGGGCGATCGGAAGCGGGGTCAGCCGCCAGAGTGAGGGCCGCAGCACCACCGCCTCGAAGACGCCTGCTCCCAGGCCGCGCAGTCGGCGCACCGGGGCGAGCGCCAACACGGCCGCCAGCGCCACCACCGCCGCCGCGACCACCGCGAGGCTTCCCCCGACCGCGATCGGTTGAGCCAGAACGGGCGCCGCGACCGCCGTGAGCACGAGCCGCAGGAGGAGGAACACGCCGACGCCGAGGGCGCTGCCGAGCAGCGCGGGAATAAGGATCTCGACCGCGGCCACCAGCAGCACCCCGCGGCGTCCGAGCCCGAGCAGCACGAGTGCTCCGAGGCGCCGATCGCGCACCTCGGAGGACAACCGCCCGACCGCGAGGATGAGCGCCACCACGGGAGCCGCGATCACGGCGAGCGTGGTCGCGACCGGACCACGGAGGGGATCGACCATGAGCGGGTCCGGTCCCGCCGGGAACATCGCCTCGGGCAACTCCCATGCCAGCGTGAGAAGCGCGACCGCGAGGGCACACCCCACCACGACGCTGAGGAATCGCAACCGGCCACCGGCCCGCGTCAACCGAGCACCGAGCACGACCAGGGCGGCCATCAGGGAGCCTCGGGCAGGTGCGCCGCCGGCGTGCGCAGGAGCCCATCGCGCATCTGCACGTCCCGATCCGCGAACGCGGCGACCGACATCTCGTGGGTCACCAGGATGACCGCGGCCCGCGTCTCCCGCGCGGCTCCGATCAGCGCCTCGAGCACCTGCTCACCGGCGAGGGTGTCGAGGGAGCCCGTGGGTTCGTCCGCGAAGACGACCTCGGGGGAATGGATGAGCGCCCGGGCGACGGCCGCGCGCTGCGCCTGCCCGCCGGAGACCTCGTTGAGTCGGCGCCCGGCAAGGTCCGCGATGTCCAACGTGGCCATGAGGTCCAGGGCGAGCCTGCGCGCCGGTGACCGTCTCTGCCCCAGCAACCGCAGCGGCAGCTCCACGTTCTCCACGAGGGTCAGTTCCGGCACGAGGTCCCCGAACTGGAAGACGAATCCCATCCGCCGCAATCGTGCCTCGGCCCGGGCACGCTCCGTGCGGTGGTCGATGCGCTCCCCGCTCAGGTGAACCTGGCCGTGATCCGGCGTCAGCAGCCCGGCCAGGAGATGCAGGAGGGTCGACTTCCCGGACCCGGAGGGCCCCATGAGCGCGACGATCTCCCCGGAGCGGACGTCGATGTCCACGCCGCCGACGGCCTCGTCCCTGCCGTAGGCGTATCGCAGCCCGCGGCCGCTCACGGTGATTCCCGGGCCCCGGTTCATCGATCCTGGCCCAGCACTCGTGCCACGTCGTCGCGGATATCCGCGAGCCGGGCCGCGGCGAGTTCGATCCAGCGCATATCGGCCTCCAGGTGGGCCATCTCGAAGTCCGCGGCGATGCGGTCGATGACGTCCCCGGCCGATCTGGCCGCGGTCAGCTCGCGCATGCGCGCCAGGTAGACCTCGCGCTGCCGGTCGAGGATCCGATCGACGGGCTTGCCTCCCGCCAGCGCGAGCACGACCCGGGTGAACAGTTCGCTCGGACGCCCCGCGGGAACATTCGGGGTCAGCAGCCAGCGATCGAGCTCCGCGATCCCGTCACCGGTGATCGCGTAGACCTTCCGGTCGGCTCCCTCGCCGGGCTCGAGGCCCACGCCGTCGGCCAGGCCATCGCGTTCCAGCCGGGCGAGTGTGGCGTAGACCTGACCGAACCGCAGCTCGCGTTCCTGCCCGAGCAGGCCGTCGTACCGGCGCTTGAGGGCGAAGCCGTGGGAGGGGCCGATCTCCAAGAGGCCCAGGAGCGACATCGGAATACTCATGCCCACAGTTCACCATGTGTATACCCTCAGTGTCTACCTGGAGTGGCTGGACCCGTCACTGGCCGTGCCTGCCGCAGCACACTACGGTCTGTGACATGGCGACGTATTCGATTCGCAGTACGGCGGAGGTTGACCACGCCCTGGCGCTTCTCACCGATGAGGGACAGTCTCGGTCCGCGGCGATCCGGCAGGCCATCATCGAAGCGGCGCGCACTCGCCGGCGGGCTCGCCTGCGCGCCGAGGCCGAGCGACTACGTAGAGATCAGGCCGACGTCACGGCGGCGCGTCGGCTCGAGTCGGAACTGGACCACATCTGCGCGTGGTGACCTCGGAATCCGCCGGCCCCCGGCGGTGCGCGGGCATGGGTGCGAATCTGGGAGAATCGGGCCCATGACTACTGCTTCCCGCCACGCCAAGGCACGCCCGACCGCCCCGGTGCGCGACGTCGTCCATACGCCGGACAAGGTGAGCCTCGAGGGACTGGAGGCGCGGTGGGATGAGGCGTGGTCCGAGGCGGGGCTGTTCGCCTTCGACGAGCGCACGACGCGCGAGCAGGTCTACTCGATCGACACCCCGCCGCCGACGGCGAGCGGGTCGCTGCACGTGGGGCACGTGTTCTCCTACACCCAGACCGATGCGATCGCGCGCTACCAGCGGATGGCGGGCAAGAACGTCTTCTACCCGATGGGCTGGGACGACAACGGGCTGCCGACCGAGCGGCGGGTGCAGAACTACTACGGCGTGTTCGTGGACACGTCGCTGCCGTACGAGGAGGACTTCGAGCCCCCGTTCCACGGCGACATGCCCAAGAGTGCCCGGCAAGTGGGCATCTCCCGGCGCAACTTCGTCGAGCTGTGCCTGCGGCTGACGACCGAGGACGAGAAGTCCTTCGAGGAGGTCTTCCGCCACCTCGGGCTGAGCGTCGACTGGGCCCAGACGTATCAGACGATCTCCCCCACCTCCCAGGAGGCCTCGCAGCGGGCGTTCCTGCGCAACCTCGCCCGCGGGGAGGCCTACCAGATCGAGGCCCCGACGATGTGGGACGTCACGTTCCGCACCGCGGTCGCCCAGGCCGAGCTCGAGGACCGCGAGCGCCCGGGCGCCTATCACCGGGTCTCCTTCCACCGGGCGGCTGCCGACGGTGGAGAAGGCGCGAGCGAGCCGGTGTTCATCGAGACGACGCGCCCCGAGCTGCTGCCCGCGTGCGTGGCCCTCGTGGCCCACCCGGACGACGAGCGCTACGCCGACCTGTTCGGCACGACGGTCACCTCCCCCGTGTTCGGGGTCGAGGTGCCGGTGCTCGCCCATGCCCTCGCCGACCCCGAGAAGGGCTCGGGCATCGCGATGATCTGCACCTTCGGCGACACGACCGACGTGACCTGGTGGCGCGAGCTCAACCTGCCCGCCCGCACCGTCATCGGCCGCGACGGGCGCTTCCGGCCCGAGGCCCCCGAGGCGATCACCTCCGAGGAGGGCCGGGCCGCCTACGCCGAGCTCGCCGGGCTCACGGTGTTCTCGGCCCAGAAGCGCGTGGTCGAACAGCTGACCGCCTCCGGGGACCTGCACGGGGAACCGAAGAAGATCACCCACCCGGTCAAGTTCTTCGAGAAGGGCGAGCGGCCGCTCGAGATCGTCTCCTCGCGGCAGTGGTACCTGCACAACGGCGGCCGCGACGACTCGAGCGACGGCCTGCGCGCCGGGCTGCTCGAGCGCGGCGAGGAGCTCACGTGGCACCCGCCGTTCATGGCCTCCCGGTACGCGAACTGGGTCGGCGGGCTCAACGGCGACTGGCTGCTCAGCCGGCAGCGGTTCTTCGGCGTGCCGTTCCCGCTGTGGTACCGACTCGACGCGGACGGCGAGCCCGGCTACGACGAGCCGCTCACCCCGCCGGAGAGCGCGCTCCCGATCGACCCGAGCATCGACGTTCCCGCCGGCTACACCGAGGACCAGCGCGGCGTCCCGGGCGGATTCGCCGGCGACCCCGACGTCATGGACACGTGGGCCACCTCCTCCCTCACCCCGCAGCTGGCGGGCCGGTGGGAGCGGGAGGGCGACTTCTTCGCCAAGGTGTTCCCGATGGACCTGCGCCCGCAGGCCCACGACATCATCCGCACGTGGCTCTTCTCCACCGTCGTGCGCTCGCACGCCGAGCACGACACGCTCCCGTGGCGGCACGCGGCGATCTCGGGCTGGATCCTCGACCCGGACCGCAAGAAGATGTCGAAGTCGAAGGGGAACGTCGTCACCCCGATCGGGCTGCTGCACACCCACGGCGCGGACGCGGTGCGGTACTGGGCGTGCTCGGCCCGGCTCGGCGCGGACACGGCCTTCGACGAGCAGCAGATGAAGATCGGCCGGCGGCTCGCGATCAAGGTGCTCAACGCCTCGAAATTCGCCCTCTCGCTCGGGCCGGTGCGGTTGGACGGCGCCCTGGTCACCGAGCCGATCGACCGCGCCCTGCTCGCGGGGCTCGCCTCGGTGGTCGAGACCGCGACGGCGGCCTACGCCGAGTACAACTACACGCGCGCGCTCGAGGTGACCGAGACGTTCTTCTGGACGTTCTGCGACGACTACCTCGAGCTGGTCAAGGACCGTGCCTACGGTCACGAGGACTCCGGGGCGAGCGCGGCGCAGACGGCCTCGGCGCAGGCGACGCTCGCGATCGCGCTCGACGTGGTGCTGCGGCTCCTCGCCCCCGTGCTGCCGTTCGCGACCGAGGAGGTGTGGTCGTGGTGGCGCGAGGGCTCCGTGCACGCGAGCCCGTGGCCGGGCGTGGAGGTCCTGCGCGACGCCGGCGGGGCGGCCGACCCGACCCTGGTCGATGCGGCCGGGGCGGCGCTGGCCGCCATGCGCAAGCTCAAGAGCGAGGCGAAGGCCTCCCAGCGCACCCCGTTCGGCGACGTGAGGATCACCAGCTCCTCGGACGAACTGCTCTCGCGGGTGAAGGACGACCTGCGCCGGGCCGGGGTCGTGCAGGGACAGTTGACGATCGCGGCGCAGCAGGCGGACGTCCAGGGCGAGGTCCGGGTGACCGGCGAGCTCGTCACCGCGGAGTAGTCCCGACCCACCTCGGCCACCGTGCAAGAATGAACCCGAAAACAACACTTCGGGACACGAGTCCGCGGGGACAAGCCAAGGAGGGCCAGTGTTAGTGACCGAACGCCGCCGGCGCGTGCTCGAGGAGGTCCGCCGAAAGGGTGCGGTCACCGTGACCGACCTGTCCGAACGGCTCGGCGTCAGCGGCATGACGATCCGCCGCGACCTCGAGGCACTCGCCGGCGACGGCATGCTGGAGAAGGTGCACGGCGGCGCGACCGTCCGGCACGCCCCGAGCGCCGAGGAGCTCGACTTCGACGAGACCTCCCAGCAGCGCCGGGCCGAGAAGGAGGCGATCGCCGAACGCGCCGCCCAGCTCGTTCAGCCCGGCATGTCGGTCGGGGTGTCCGCGGGATCGACCACGTGGACCTTCGCGCGGCACCTGCGCGGGATCTCGGACCTGACGATCGTGACCAACTCGCTGCGCATCGCCGAGGAGTTCCGGCGCACGGATCCGGACCGGACCGTGGTCATCACCGGCGGCGTGCGCACCCCCTCGGAGGCGCTCGTGGGCCCGGTCGCGGTGCGCGCGCTCCAGGTGCTGCACTGCGACGTGCTGTTCCTCGGCGTGCACGGGGTGGACCTGCGCGCCGGACTCACGACCCCGAACCTCATGGAGGCCGAGACGAACCGGGCCCTCGTGGCCTCGGCGCAGCAGCTCGTGGTGCTCGCGGACCATTCGAAGTTCGGCCGGGTCGGGTTGAGCACGATCGTGGAACTGAACGCCGTGGACACCCTCGTGACCGACTCCGGCGTGGACCCGGAGGCCCTCGAGGTCGTCGGCGAGCAGGTGGGCGAGCTCATCACGGTGGCCGCGCCGGGCCAGTGAGCCGCTACCGATCGCGCGGCACGCGCCACAGGTGCATCGTGGCGTAGGAGCGCCACGGGGACCACCGCTGCGCGCGCCGCCCGAGGGCCGCGTGGGCGGCCGATCGTGACAGCGCGGGATCGGTGAGGCCGAGGACGCGGGCGCCGGCGAGCACGGCGACGTCGCCGAGCAGCCAGGCGTCCGGATCGCCGCGCAGCCGCATCGCCGCGTAGGCGGCCGTCCAGGGCCCGATGCCGGGGATCGCGGTGAGCCGGGCGCGCCACCGCTGCGACTCGACGTCCGGGTCGACATCCGGATCGATTCCCGGATCGAGCACGTCGCGGGAGCCGTCGACGAGGCCGGCGATCGCCCGGACCGCGGCGATCGAGCGGGCCGGGAGCCGCAGCGGTCGCTCCGGATCGAGCGGGCGCTCCGGCTCGGGCAGGCCCTCGAGGAGCTGCCGGGCGGTGGGCACGAGCCGGGTGAGCCCGGCCGCGCCGCCGTCGACCGGTGAGCCGAGCATCCGGGTGAGCCGGCCGAGGTGCTCGCGGGCGCGGGCCACGGAGATCTGCTGGCCCACGACCGCGCGGAGCAGGAGCTCATGCGGATCGCTCGCGCCGGGAACGCGGATGCCCGGGATCGCCGCCACCCGTGGGGCGAGCACCGGGTCGGCGGCGAGGGCGGCATCGACCTCGGCCGGGTCCGTATCGAGATCGAGGAGACGACGGAGCGCGCCGAGCGCCGCCGCCTCGTCCCCCGCGTCGGCCAGGTCGAGCCGCGCCCGCAGGCGCCACGCGGACGGGTCGCCGTGGCTCCGCCCGGTCGCGGTCACCTCGATCACCGCGGGGCCACCCGGCAGCCGGAGCGTGCGGGCATAGGTGAGCGGGCCGCCCGGGGCGAGTTGCGCCGTCTCCACGCCCTCGATCGCGCGCGCGGCGAGGAAGCCGAAGACGCCCGGCGCGTCGTAGGGAGACGGCGCGGGCAGGTCGACGGTCGGCATGCCTCGATCCTGCCACCGCAGGGCCCGCGTGCCCGTTCGGGCACGGCGACGGGCCGACTCGGCTTCCCGTGCGCCCGGGACGCGCCCGTGCCGCCGACGTATCCTCCGGGGAGGAGTCCGAAGGAGGTGGAGGGCGGTGTTCGAGTCGCGGATGCCCGATTCGGCCGGTGGAGCGACGCCCGGTCACGGGGCCGGGCCGGTCCGTCGCCCCACCACGCCCGAGTCGGTCAGCACGGACGCACGGGACATCCTGCTGACGCAGCGTCGCGCCGGGAACGCCGTCACCGTCTCCCTCATCCACGCACGATCGGGCCTGCGGCCGGGTCTCGGCGTGCTGCAACGGGTGATGGCGTCGGTCGTCATGCGGCGCGGCGACCGCGGGGAACGACGGGTCGGCCAAGTTCTCATCGAGCGCGGGTCCGGCACGGCGGGCGGGGCACACGCCACGGCCTACGCGGTGTTCACGCGGATGGTCGTCAACGCGACCGAGAAGAAGACCTTCGAGGCGGCGATGACGGGGCTGGGCGCGCTGCTCGACACCTTCCGATCGCTGCCGGGATACCGGAGCGCGACCGAGAAGGAGCGGCATTCGATCGAGACGATGACCGGAGTCGTCCGCAACTCCATCTCCCGGGCGACCACAGGTGAGGGGATCGACGATCTCGAATGCACGCAGACCCTTCAACAGGCGATCGAGCAGACGCTCCGCATCAGGAACGCGATCCCCGGCACGCTCATCCGCGACCGGGACGGCAAGCCGGTGAGCGGGAAGAAGGGCGCCGGGGAGGACAGCGAACGCGTGGGCGTGCGGAAGCTCGGCGATGCTCATCGGGTGCTCGGGCGGGAGGGCGAGGTGAAGGATCCGGGCGGCGGCCAGGGGAAGACCATGGCCGCCGGGATGCTCATGACGTTCGATCGCAAGGCCCTCACGGTCGATGTCGAGGATCGCAGCGCGCGGTACGGCGCCGCGCTCGCGCAGCACACGATGACCGTCTTCGCCGCCTTCCCCGGTCTGAGCCGAGAGAAGCAGGGCGTGGTCCAATGGCGATTCGTCGACGACGCGTTGACGGAGGTGGATCTCGACGATGAGCTGGACGCACGGGTTCGCGCGGAGGTGGCCCGGCTCACCGGGTTGCCGGAGCCGTCGAGGAAACGCGGGCTCGAGGCCGACGTCGCCGTCGACGACCTCGATGATCGGGACCAGGACGAGGAGGAGCTCTCCGACCTCGAGGACGAACAGTCTCGGGTGAAGCGGTCGAGGACCGGGAACAACGACTGATCCTCGCCTCTCCCACCCGGGGCGGTCAGTGCCCGCGAGCGATCCAGTCGGCCAGGTGCGGCTTCTCGGCGCCGATGCTCGTGGAGTCCCCGTGGCCGGTGAGCACCTCGGTGGATTCGGGCAGGGTGAGGAGCCGGTCGCGGATCGAGTCGACGATCGTGCCGAAGTCCGAGAACGAGCGGCCCGTGGCGCCGGGGCCGCCGTTGAAGAGCGTGTCGCCGGAGAACAGCACGCCGCCCTCCCCCAACGCCGGGGCGTGGAAGCAGGTCGAGCCCGGGGAGTGCCCGGGCGTGTGGAGCGCGGTGAGGCTCACCTCGGCGCCCGCCGGGCCGATCGTGAACACCTGACCGTCGACGATCTCGGCGTCGAAGCCGGCGCGTGGATACACCTCCCGCCAAAGCATCTCGTCGGCCGGGTTGAGGTGGATCGGCGCCCCGAGTCGCGCGGCGACGTCGCGGGCGGCGCGGATGTGGTCGTCATGGCCGTGCGTGAGGAGCACGGCGACCACGCGTCGTCCCGACACGGCCGCGACCACGGCGTCGGCGTCGTGGGCGGGATCGATCACGAGGCACGCCTCGTCGTCCCCGACGATCCACACGTTGTTGTCGACCTCCCACGTGCCCCCGTCGAGGGAGAACGTGCCGCTCGTGACGACGTTCTCGATGCGGATGCGGC
The window above is part of the Pseudactinotalea sp. HY158 genome. Proteins encoded here:
- a CDS encoding ribbon-helix-helix domain-containing protein, producing MKITIRLSDEDLAVLDDVVRRAGLPSRSAAVRRAIGLLRHPDLEGDYAAAWEEWSSSGEATAWAATSEDGLADAPP
- a CDS encoding sulfite exporter TauE/SafE family protein, yielding MSAAAFIILAATVLVSAFVQGSTGMGFAMIAAPVVSLLDPSLIPVMLLVLMIPLNAHIAWRERSALDWRGVTWVGVGRFAGTFVGLWILMVVDLHQLALLIGWSTVIAAVIALAAPAFDPNRTAFAVVGLVTGITETSTGVGGPPLVLAYQHRPGPTLRSTVAVCFLVGEILSLVVLGIGGEINLGTLRLTAALLPFLLAGSFASSLVHHRLDGPLLRHVVLGFAIVSGIAVIVGA
- a CDS encoding ABC transporter ATP-binding protein, with the protein product MNRGPGITVSGRGLRYAYGRDEAVGGVDIDVRSGEIVALMGPSGSGKSTLLHLLAGLLTPDHGQVHLSGERIDHRTERARAEARLRRMGFVFQFGDLVPELTLVENVELPLRLLGQRRSPARRLALDLMATLDIADLAGRRLNEVSGGQAQRAAVARALIHSPEVVFADEPTGSLDTLAGEQVLEALIGAARETRAAVILVTHEMSVAAFADRDVQMRDGLLRTPAAHLPEAP
- a CDS encoding PadR family transcriptional regulator yields the protein MSIPMSLLGLLEIGPSHGFALKRRYDGLLGQERELRFGQVYATLARLERDGLADGVGLEPGEGADRKVYAITGDGIAELDRWLLTPNVPAGRPSELFTRVVLALAGGKPVDRILDRQREVYLARMRELTAARSAGDVIDRIAADFEMAHLEADMRWIELAAARLADIRDDVARVLGQDR
- the valS gene encoding valine--tRNA ligase, with amino-acid sequence MTTASRHAKARPTAPVRDVVHTPDKVSLEGLEARWDEAWSEAGLFAFDERTTREQVYSIDTPPPTASGSLHVGHVFSYTQTDAIARYQRMAGKNVFYPMGWDDNGLPTERRVQNYYGVFVDTSLPYEEDFEPPFHGDMPKSARQVGISRRNFVELCLRLTTEDEKSFEEVFRHLGLSVDWAQTYQTISPTSQEASQRAFLRNLARGEAYQIEAPTMWDVTFRTAVAQAELEDRERPGAYHRVSFHRAAADGGEGASEPVFIETTRPELLPACVALVAHPDDERYADLFGTTVTSPVFGVEVPVLAHALADPEKGSGIAMICTFGDTTDVTWWRELNLPARTVIGRDGRFRPEAPEAITSEEGRAAYAELAGLTVFSAQKRVVEQLTASGDLHGEPKKITHPVKFFEKGERPLEIVSSRQWYLHNGGRDDSSDGLRAGLLERGEELTWHPPFMASRYANWVGGLNGDWLLSRQRFFGVPFPLWYRLDADGEPGYDEPLTPPESALPIDPSIDVPAGYTEDQRGVPGGFAGDPDVMDTWATSSLTPQLAGRWEREGDFFAKVFPMDLRPQAHDIIRTWLFSTVVRSHAEHDTLPWRHAAISGWILDPDRKKMSKSKGNVVTPIGLLHTHGADAVRYWACSARLGADTAFDEQQMKIGRRLAIKVLNASKFALSLGPVRLDGALVTEPIDRALLAGLASVVETATAAYAEYNYTRALEVTETFFWTFCDDYLELVKDRAYGHEDSGASAAQTASAQATLAIALDVVLRLLAPVLPFATEEVWSWWREGSVHASPWPGVEVLRDAGGAADPTLVDAAGAALAAMRKLKSEAKASQRTPFGDVRITSSSDELLSRVKDDLRRAGVVQGQLTIAAQQADVQGEVRVTGELVTAE
- a CDS encoding DeoR/GlpR family DNA-binding transcription regulator — translated: MTERRRRVLEEVRRKGAVTVTDLSERLGVSGMTIRRDLEALAGDGMLEKVHGGATVRHAPSAEELDFDETSQQRRAEKEAIAERAAQLVQPGMSVGVSAGSTTWTFARHLRGISDLTIVTNSLRIAEEFRRTDPDRTVVITGGVRTPSEALVGPVAVRALQVLHCDVLFLGVHGVDLRAGLTTPNLMEAETNRALVASAQQLVVLADHSKFGRVGLSTIVELNAVDTLVTDSGVDPEALEVVGEQVGELITVAAPGQ
- a CDS encoding DNA-3-methyladenine glycosylase, which encodes MPTVDLPAPSPYDAPGVFGFLAARAIEGVETAQLAPGGPLTYARTLRLPGGPAVIEVTATGRSHGDPSAWRLRARLDLADAGDEAAALGALRRLLDLDTDPAEVDAALAADPVLAPRVAAIPGIRVPGASDPHELLLRAVVGQQISVARAREHLGRLTRMLGSPVDGGAAGLTRLVPTARQLLEGLPEPERPLDPERPLRLPARSIAAVRAIAGLVDGSRDVLDPGIDPDVDPDVESQRWRARLTAIPGIGPWTAAYAAMRLRGDPDAWLLGDVAVLAGARVLGLTDPALSRSAAHAALGRRAQRWSPWRSYATMHLWRVPRDR
- a CDS encoding MBL fold metallo-hydrolase; the encoded protein is MTRTDATGRIRIENVVTSGTFSLDGGTWEVDNNVWIVGDDEACLVIDPAHDADAVVAAVSGRRVVAVLLTHGHDDHIRAARDVAARLGAPIHLNPADEMLWREVYPRAGFDAEIVDGQVFTIGPAGAEVSLTALHTPGHSPGSTCFHAPALGEGGVLFSGDTLFNGGPGATGRSFSDFGTIVDSIRDRLLTLPESTEVLTGHGDSTSIGAEKPHLADWIARGH